In one window of Posidoniimonas corsicana DNA:
- a CDS encoding nucleotide pyrophosphohydrolase: protein MPEAFPGDADTTVAELRRNMAAFVEERQWRHFHSPKNISMALAVEAAELLEHFQWMDSEESRHIDADAEKLAAVAEEIADVVGYSFAIANELGIDLSQTIRAKMVKNAQKYPAEQFQGRHELGQDGKPVG from the coding sequence ATGCCCGAAGCCTTTCCTGGAGACGCAGATACCACGGTCGCCGAGCTGCGGCGCAACATGGCGGCGTTCGTGGAGGAGCGGCAGTGGCGCCACTTCCACTCGCCCAAGAACATCTCGATGGCGTTGGCGGTTGAGGCCGCCGAGCTGCTCGAGCATTTCCAGTGGATGGACTCCGAGGAGTCCCGGCACATCGACGCGGACGCCGAGAAGCTGGCGGCCGTCGCCGAGGAGATCGCGGACGTGGTTGGGTACTCGTTCGCAATCGCCAACGAGCTGGGCATCGACCTCAGCCAGACTATCCGCGCCAAAATGGTCAAGAACGCCCAAAAGTACCCTGCCGAGCAGTTCCAGGGGCGGCACGAGCTCGGGCAGGATGGCAAACCTGTTGGGTAG